One window of Brachionichthys hirsutus isolate HB-005 chromosome 21, CSIRO-AGI_Bhir_v1, whole genome shotgun sequence genomic DNA carries:
- the fam20a gene encoding pseudokinase FAM20A, translated as MMRRDRLFLVVTLMAVFSADLYFILLPKLQSTRQGSGHVCSCDSNNLTLQRRRDLGTPLLSSRTSLLPRDGHTSEPAAGSSKLERLFAHPLYNIQTPVLGPEERLLQAVQLMEYYRKKVSRWERHIKLYSETAAMSNMTVTEHEVTFDPEASWLKFHLGINRYALYSRNDPSIQQLLEEMQSMTVVSADYTQDEKALKGACDCTQVVKPSGHHLKLALKMQNFAKVMFKPMRQERDEETPEDFFYFVDFQRHNAEIAAFHLDRILDFRRVPPVSGRLVNITGDVLQVTHNEDLRSVFFTSPANNTCFFAKCLYVCKTEYAVCGRPDLLEGSMSAYLPSLSIAPRISLPNPWIRSYTFTGRQEWETNPFFCDSIKQLHPYNEGNRLLNIIDMSIFDFLISNMDRHHYEIFTKFGDEGFPLHLDNARGFGKHSKDEMSILAPLSQCCIIKSSTLLRLHILARPEYKLSHVMRESLRGDLLQPILTDPHLLALDRRLLKVLRVVQRCIRRLGKDEVITKDFVKSSARHQVATEVTKVR; from the exons ATGATGAGGAGAGACAGACTCTTCTTAGTTGTGACCCTCATGGCCGTGTTCTCTGCTGACCTCTACTTCATCCTCCTGCCTAAGCTGCAGAGCACGAGACAAGGATCCGGGCATGTGTGCTCGTGCGATTCTAACAACCTCACCCTCCAGAGGCGCAGGGATCTCGGCACCCCGCTGCTCTCCAGCCGGACGTCTTTGCTGCCTCGAGATGGACACACGTCTGAGCCTGCTGCAGGCAGCTCAAAACTGGAAAGGCTGTTTGCTCACCCTCTGTACAACATCCAGACTCCGGTGCTGGGGCCGGAGGAGAGGCTGTTGCAGGCGGTGCAGCTGATGGAGTACTACAGGAAGAAGGTGTCACGCTGGGAAAG GCATATAAAACTCTACAGCGAGACAGCGGCCATGTCCAACATGACTGTGACTGAGCAcgaggtgacctttgaccctgagGCCAGCTGGCTGAAGTTCCACCTGGGAATAAACCGCTATGCTCTCTACTCTCGTAACGACCCGTCaatccagcagctcctggaggagaTGCAAAGCATGACGGTCGTCAGCGCAg ATTACACACAAGATGAGAAGGCCCTAAAAGGAGCATGCGATTGTACCCAAG TCGTGAAGCCGAGTGGACATCACCTGAAACTGGCTCTGAAGATGCAAAACTTTGCCAAAGTGATGTTCAAACCAATGAG acaagAGAGGGATGAGGAGACTCCAGAGGACTTCTTCTACTTTGTTGATTTCCAGCGACACAATGCAGAGATCGCTGCCtttcacctggacag GATCCTGGACTTCCGGAGGGTCCCGCCGGTGTCAGGCAGGCTGGTAAACATCACAGGAGACGTCCTCCAGGTCACCCACAACGAAGACCTGCGATCAGTCTTCTTCACCTCACCAG CAAACAACACGTGTTTCTTCGCCAAGTGCCTGTACGTATGTAAGACGGAGTACGCCGTGTGTGGGCGGCCCGACCTCCTGGAGGGGTCGATGTCTGCCTACCTGCCCAGCCTCAGCATCGCCCCCCGCATCTCTCTCCCCAACCCTTGGATACGCTCCTACACCTTCACTGGACGACAAGA GTGGGAAACGAATCCCTTCTTCTGTGACTCCATAAAGCAGCTGCATCCCTACAATGAAGGCAACAGGCTCCTGAACATCATAGACATGTCCATCTTTGACTTCCTCATAA GCAACATGGACAGGCACCACTATGAGATCTTTACTAAATTCGGGGATGAAGGATTCCCTCTCCACTTGGACAACGCCAGAGG GTTTGGAAAGCACTCTAAGGATGAGATGTCCATCCTGGCACCACTATCTCAGTGCTGCAT TATAAAGAGTTCCACGCTGCTGCGACTCCACATCCTGGCCCGACCGGAGTATAAACTCAGCCACGTGATGAGAGAGTCCCTGCGGGGGGACCTTCTACAGCCAATCCTCACGGACCCCCACCTCCTAGCGCTGGACCGCAGGTTACTGAAGGTGCTCCGGGTCGTGCAGCGCTGCATCAGGAGGTTAGGCAAGGATGAAGTGATCACCAAGGACTTTGTCAAATCTTCAGCGAGACATCAGGTCGCCACAGAGGTGACAAAAGTCAGGTAA